A genomic segment from Pollutimonas thiosulfatoxidans encodes:
- a CDS encoding putative bifunctional diguanylate cyclase/phosphodiesterase has translation MIPIVHDQRAPKVDRREACGLIIVALTVFYAPQALASSHSIADHPGARWWLVCCLAALLALALATAIWLKIKVARQTRHLVASEARLNTILDSVDAAIYIKDRQLKYQYGNRKVCGLCRLDPPDLIGHTDDDLHDTPQLATIRRNDLRVINQGERIASEEQFRDVDGKVSTYFSIKIPLLDAQGRVEGLCGISTDVTEHKETQEAAHRLAHFDPLTGMPNRRQLLERIEQAMQLIQNGSGVGALLCIDLDNFKRVNDARGHIVGDTLLQIVSTRLKELSPEDSMVARIGGDEFVILLPHLGRNTDCAAREAIQLAEHLRAALEQAVILDDQSFACSGSIGATLLRPDGKTTEDVLREANTAMHRSKGAGRNRVAFFETAMQTELEERLALEHDLAHAIGTDQLDMHLQPQYDASGSVVGAELLIRWNHPERGAISPARFIALAEETGIILRIGDWTLQRACQALRELQAHGHSYPISINVSPRQFRQSDFVSRVREILLEPQAPADRLTFEVTEGTLIQDIQDAIDKMTQLTALGIRFSIDDFGTGYSNLTYLKRFPLHELKIDKSFLHDTPADPDNRAIVKLILAMARQLNLKVVAEGVETQDQADFLIAHGCDSLQGYLYARPMPISQWLQSPST, from the coding sequence GTGATTCCTATCGTACACGACCAACGAGCACCCAAAGTCGATCGCCGCGAGGCATGCGGGCTCATCATCGTCGCGCTGACTGTTTTCTACGCCCCGCAGGCCCTGGCTTCCTCCCACAGCATCGCCGACCACCCGGGTGCCCGGTGGTGGCTGGTGTGCTGCCTTGCTGCGCTGCTGGCCCTTGCGCTGGCGACCGCCATATGGCTGAAGATAAAGGTGGCCCGCCAGACGCGTCACCTGGTCGCCAGCGAAGCCCGCCTGAACACCATCCTGGACAGCGTCGATGCCGCCATCTATATCAAGGACAGGCAGCTTAAATACCAGTATGGCAACCGCAAGGTTTGCGGGCTGTGCCGTCTCGACCCTCCCGACCTCATCGGGCATACTGACGATGACTTGCACGATACGCCCCAACTCGCGACCATCCGCCGCAACGACTTGCGCGTGATCAACCAAGGGGAGCGGATTGCCAGCGAAGAGCAGTTTCGCGACGTGGACGGCAAAGTATCCACCTACTTCTCGATCAAGATCCCGCTATTGGACGCCCAAGGCCGCGTAGAGGGCCTGTGCGGCATATCGACCGACGTCACTGAGCATAAGGAAACGCAGGAGGCCGCCCACCGACTCGCCCATTTCGATCCCTTGACCGGCATGCCCAATCGACGACAACTGCTCGAGCGCATAGAGCAAGCCATGCAATTGATTCAGAATGGCAGTGGCGTCGGGGCGCTGCTGTGTATCGATCTGGACAACTTCAAACGCGTAAATGACGCGCGCGGCCACATCGTTGGCGACACACTGCTGCAGATCGTCTCAACGCGCCTCAAGGAACTCAGCCCCGAGGACAGCATGGTGGCGCGTATCGGCGGCGACGAATTCGTCATCCTGCTGCCACATCTTGGACGCAATACGGATTGCGCCGCCCGCGAAGCCATACAACTGGCCGAACACCTGCGCGCCGCTCTGGAACAGGCCGTTATCCTTGACGATCAGTCTTTTGCTTGCAGCGGCAGTATCGGCGCGACGCTCCTGCGGCCCGACGGCAAGACAACCGAAGACGTCCTGCGCGAAGCCAACACAGCCATGCATCGCTCGAAAGGAGCCGGACGCAATCGCGTGGCCTTCTTCGAAACCGCCATGCAGACCGAACTGGAAGAGCGGCTGGCGCTTGAACATGACCTGGCGCACGCCATAGGCACCGACCAGTTGGACATGCATCTACAGCCTCAATACGATGCCTCTGGCAGCGTCGTGGGGGCCGAACTGCTGATCCGTTGGAACCATCCCGAGCGTGGCGCCATTTCACCGGCGCGTTTCATTGCCCTTGCGGAAGAGACAGGCATTATCCTGCGCATTGGCGACTGGACATTGCAGCGCGCCTGTCAGGCACTGCGAGAACTGCAGGCGCACGGTCATTCCTATCCCATCTCTATTAATGTCAGCCCACGGCAGTTTCGTCAATCAGACTTTGTAAGCCGGGTGCGGGAGATTCTGCTTGAGCCGCAGGCTCCTGCCGACCGCCTGACCTTCGAAGTGACTGAAGGCACACTGATACAAGACATTCAGGATGCGATCGACAAAATGACCCAACTGACGGCCCTGGGCATACGCTTTTCCATCGACGACTTCGGCACAGGTTATTCGAACCTTACCTACCTGAAACGCTTCCCGCTGCACGAGCTGAAAATCGATAAATCTTTTTTGCATGACACGCCGGCCGACCCCGACAACCGCGCTATCGTGAAGCTGATTCTGGCCATGGCCAGGCAACTGAACCTGAAAGTGGTGGCGGAAGGCGTGGAAACCCAGGACCAGGCCGACTTCCTTATCGCGCATGGCTGCGACAGCCTGCAGGGTTATCTGTATGCTCGCCCCATGCCAATTTCGCAATGGTTGCAGTCGCCATCGACTTAG
- a CDS encoding TAXI family TRAP transporter solute-binding subunit encodes MRKLFTTTFSKRLALTASAAAMFAALAAPLPAAAQQKFVSIGTGGVTGVYYAAGGAICRLVNKDRKDHGVRCSVESTGGSVFNINTIKAGELDLGVVQSDVGYNAYKGEGQFKDVGAYDKLRSVFSLHPEPFTYVVRKDANIKSFDDLKGKRFNVGNPGSGTRASMEQFLQAKGLDLSYFSLASELRPDEHGPALCDGKIDGFMYGVGHPSANIQDPTTTCGAQLMSLTGPVVDKLVADNPYYAKASIPAGLYPNNPQETNTYGVLATFVSSSDVPEETVYLIVKAVFDNFEDFKKLHPAFGHLEPKDMVKNGLSAPLHPGAEKYFKEKGLL; translated from the coding sequence ATGCGCAAGTTATTTACGACTACATTCAGCAAGCGACTGGCCCTGACAGCCAGCGCTGCGGCCATGTTCGCGGCATTGGCTGCGCCGCTGCCCGCAGCGGCTCAGCAAAAGTTTGTCAGCATCGGCACGGGCGGCGTAACAGGCGTTTACTATGCGGCCGGTGGCGCCATCTGCCGCCTGGTCAATAAAGACCGCAAGGATCACGGCGTCCGCTGTTCCGTCGAATCCACAGGCGGCTCTGTATTCAATATCAATACGATCAAGGCAGGCGAGCTGGATCTGGGCGTGGTTCAGTCCGATGTCGGGTACAACGCCTATAAGGGCGAGGGCCAGTTCAAGGACGTCGGCGCTTACGACAAACTGCGTTCGGTCTTCTCGCTGCACCCCGAGCCCTTCACTTACGTGGTCCGCAAGGATGCCAATATCAAATCTTTCGACGACCTGAAAGGCAAGCGCTTCAACGTCGGCAACCCAGGGTCTGGCACACGCGCTTCCATGGAACAGTTCCTGCAAGCCAAAGGCCTGGACCTGAGCTACTTCTCGCTGGCGTCCGAGCTGCGGCCTGACGAACACGGACCGGCGCTGTGCGACGGCAAGATCGATGGTTTCATGTACGGTGTGGGCCACCCCTCGGCCAACATCCAGGATCCGACCACGACTTGCGGTGCGCAACTGATGTCGCTTACCGGGCCGGTGGTCGACAAGCTTGTAGCCGATAACCCCTACTACGCCAAGGCCAGCATTCCCGCCGGTCTGTATCCGAACAACCCTCAGGAAACCAACACCTACGGTGTTCTGGCCACTTTCGTTTCGTCTAGCGACGTGCCGGAAGAAACGGTGTATCTGATCGTGAAGGCGGTATTCGATAACTTCGAAGACTTCAAGAAGCTGCACCCGGCATTTGGCCATCTCGAGCCCAAGGACATGGTCAAGAACGGCCTGTCAGCGCCATTGCATCCCGGAGCTGAAAAATACTTCAAGGAAAAAGGCCTGCTGTAA
- a CDS encoding TRAP transporter permease translates to MSTTSSTIDAAATNANLEQLVADVDRGGRDVGGITGAVLFWGAVLWSGFQLWYASPLPFTFSFGIFNDTEARALHLGIAMFLGYLAYPARKSSPRDQMPWHDWVFALIAGFCGSYLFLFYNELATRPGIPTTMDITVAAIGLVLLLEVTRRALGAPMAVLGAIFVAYVFLGPWLPDALSHRGASLERLVSHMWLTTEGVYGVALGVSVSYIFIFVLLGSLLDRCGAGNYMMQVSFALLGHLRGGPAKVAVVSSAVNGIVSASSVANVVTGGIFTIPLMKKAGYGGIRAGAIETASSVNGQIMPPVMGAAAFLMIEYVGIPYTDIIKHALLPASISYIALFYIVHLEALKLGIQPMMSAGKPRTVLQKLGGWGMGIAGSLIVMGLVYWIGVGVQAVAGEAAFAILLGLLVALYLWLLRVAAQHPDLPTEVNITNPTRPEAWPTIRAGLYFLIPIGILVWCLTVEHLSAGLSAFWAVVAMLIQMLTQRPLVAWFRKQAVAPMVKVGVTDTVTGLQEGARNMIGIAIACGTAGLIVGAITLTGLGLRMTAFVELVSMGNVLVMLFFTAAVCLVLGLGMPTTANYILMATLMAPVVVELGAQSGLVIPLIAVHMFVFYYGIMADITPPVGLATFAAAAISGEDPIKTGIQGVTYAMRTAVLPFMFIFNPLLLLIDVEGWSELLLVVGGATLASLTFAAATMAWMRVKATWLEIALLLLVTFMLFRPDFFMNYIEPKYAPRPTSELLKIAAEMPEKGRLVAVLSGMNLEGDELQKTVAVPLPALPEDSEASGDAAGLQRLSMAGLTVMAFGDQAQIAAVRFGSQARRSGWEQGWDIAEVQVPNPRRPSEFWVYVPALALLVFIWMAQGRRGRRLGTLAAA, encoded by the coding sequence ATGAGTACAACATCCTCAACGATCGACGCGGCGGCGACCAACGCCAATCTTGAACAATTGGTTGCCGACGTCGACCGCGGGGGCCGCGATGTCGGCGGCATCACCGGCGCGGTGTTGTTCTGGGGCGCGGTCCTGTGGTCCGGGTTCCAGTTGTGGTATGCCTCGCCGCTGCCGTTCACCTTCAGTTTCGGGATTTTCAACGATACCGAAGCGCGCGCCCTGCATCTGGGCATCGCCATGTTTTTAGGCTATTTGGCTTATCCGGCGCGCAAGAGTTCGCCCCGAGATCAGATGCCCTGGCACGACTGGGTGTTCGCGCTGATCGCTGGATTTTGTGGTTCTTATCTATTTCTGTTCTATAACGAGTTGGCCACGCGGCCGGGTATTCCGACCACGATGGACATCACCGTTGCCGCTATCGGCCTGGTGCTTTTGCTGGAAGTCACGCGACGCGCCCTGGGTGCTCCCATGGCCGTCTTGGGCGCCATCTTTGTGGCTTACGTGTTCCTGGGGCCGTGGTTGCCCGATGCCTTGTCCCATCGCGGCGCATCGCTCGAGCGCCTGGTATCCCATATGTGGTTGACTACCGAAGGCGTCTACGGCGTGGCGCTGGGCGTGTCGGTGTCTTATATCTTCATATTCGTGTTGCTGGGCTCGCTGCTGGATCGTTGCGGCGCGGGCAACTACATGATGCAGGTGTCTTTCGCGCTGCTGGGTCATTTGCGCGGCGGCCCGGCAAAGGTCGCCGTCGTATCGTCGGCCGTCAACGGTATTGTTTCGGCGTCATCGGTGGCCAACGTAGTAACCGGGGGCATCTTTACTATTCCGCTCATGAAGAAGGCGGGCTATGGCGGCATACGGGCCGGCGCCATCGAGACGGCATCGTCCGTCAACGGCCAGATCATGCCGCCGGTCATGGGTGCTGCGGCCTTCCTGATGATCGAGTATGTGGGCATTCCGTATACCGACATCATCAAGCACGCCTTGCTGCCGGCCAGTATCTCGTATATTGCGCTGTTCTATATCGTTCACCTGGAAGCGCTCAAGCTGGGTATACAGCCCATGATGTCGGCCGGCAAGCCGCGCACCGTCTTGCAGAAGCTGGGCGGCTGGGGCATGGGCATTGCGGGCTCCCTGATTGTGATGGGCCTGGTGTATTGGATCGGTGTGGGTGTGCAGGCGGTGGCGGGCGAGGCTGCGTTTGCCATCCTTCTCGGTTTGCTGGTGGCCCTGTACCTGTGGCTACTCCGCGTGGCGGCCCAGCACCCGGATCTCCCCACGGAGGTCAACATAACCAACCCGACCCGCCCGGAAGCCTGGCCGACCATACGCGCAGGCTTGTACTTCTTGATCCCCATCGGGATTCTGGTCTGGTGTTTGACCGTCGAGCACCTGTCCGCCGGGCTTTCGGCTTTTTGGGCGGTGGTCGCGATGCTCATCCAGATGCTGACGCAACGGCCACTGGTTGCCTGGTTCCGTAAACAGGCGGTTGCACCCATGGTGAAGGTCGGCGTGACTGATACGGTTACCGGCCTGCAGGAAGGTGCCCGCAACATGATAGGCATCGCCATCGCCTGCGGTACCGCGGGACTGATCGTGGGCGCCATCACGCTGACGGGGCTGGGCTTGCGCATGACCGCCTTTGTCGAGCTGGTGTCCATGGGCAACGTCTTGGTCATGTTGTTCTTCACCGCGGCGGTTTGCCTGGTGCTGGGCCTGGGCATGCCCACCACCGCCAACTACATCCTGATGGCGACCCTGATGGCCCCGGTCGTAGTCGAGTTGGGCGCGCAAAGCGGGCTGGTCATTCCGCTTATTGCCGTTCACATGTTTGTGTTTTATTACGGCATCATGGCCGACATTACACCGCCTGTGGGGTTGGCCACCTTTGCCGCAGCCGCGATCTCGGGCGAAGATCCCATCAAGACCGGTATACAGGGTGTCACCTACGCCATGCGCACCGCCGTGTTGCCGTTCATGTTTATCTTCAATCCGCTGTTGCTCCTGATTGACGTGGAGGGCTGGTCCGAGCTGCTGCTCGTCGTGGGGGGCGCTACCCTGGCTTCGCTCACCTTCGCCGCCGCCACCATGGCATGGATGCGAGTCAAGGCAACCTGGCTCGAGATCGCCTTGCTGCTGTTGGTCACCTTCATGTTGTTCCGACCGGATTTCTTCATGAACTATATCGAGCCCAAGTACGCGCCACGGCCTACCTCAGAGCTACTGAAGATTGCCGCTGAAATGCCCGAAAAGGGGCGTCTGGTCGCAGTGCTTAGCGGCATGAACCTGGAAGGCGACGAGCTACAAAAAACCGTGGCCGTGCCCCTTCCGGCACTGCCCGAAGACAGCGAGGCAAGCGGCGACGCCGCCGGGCTGCAGCGCTTGTCGATGGCCGGTTTGACCGTGATGGCTTTTGGCGACCAAGCCCAGATTGCAGCAGTTCGCTTTGGCAGCCAGGCCAGACGGTCGGGCTGGGAGCAGGGCTGGGATATTGCCGAAGTGCAGGTGCCCAATCCACGGCGACCTTCAGAGTTCTGGGTCTATGTGCCGGCCTTGGCGCTATTGGTATTCATCTGGATGGCACAGGGCAGGCGCGGACGTCGCCTGGGCACCCTGGCCGCCGCTTGA